A genomic region of Trifolium pratense cultivar HEN17-A07 linkage group LG3, ARS_RC_1.1, whole genome shotgun sequence contains the following coding sequences:
- the LOC123916824 gene encoding zinc finger CCCH domain-containing protein 18-like: MGSEEERVLENQLELQLNEQKDSLSAIDHALLIDPTNSELREVHEELVQSIKDAEEGLLHLKRSRLLSEADTLLPSTNIFAEQEEKVEPIDPADVEPEPLQEKCYSVGSICRFRYKDGRWYNGKVLQSDNSVATISFLTPTSENMMICKFFLQQRCRFGSNCRLSHGIDVPLSSLKEYVPTIWKPSLAGSSIWAVSNANPGIWREAELESWDEKAGVGQVVFRDDGSSVKLGAQDMVLSEYADVSDIDSDSSLEQSDYSGSEEEEPQGLGFMDSTNLQKGVQTETAIFATWENHTRGMASKMMANMGYQEGTGLGLTGQGMLNPIPVKVLPPGQSLDHALKSHKVKENTQTKRKKRTRGGRRKREKKFAEAIRAAKEEEESPPDVFSLINTQLAMHGEASNEGSMKKQQSKGSAEVKKVDRKVLVAYENDVKDLKIQVLKFEQMAEANKREKPVYDAAMKKLVQTRKALAEAEAVHASASDDVVSKEKEKRWLKF, encoded by the exons ATGGGTAGCGAAGAAGAGAGGGTTCTTGAGAATCAACTCGAACTTCaattgaatgaacaaaaagacTCTCTTTCTGCAATCGATCATGCTCTTCTCATTGATCCAACCAATTCCGAACTCCGAGAG GTTCATGAGGAGCTTGTTCAGTCTATTAAGGATGCAGAGGAAGGACTTCTTCACCTAAAGCGTTCAAGATTATTATCTGAAGCAGACACATTGCTGCCTAGTACTAATATTTTTGCTGAACAAGAAGAGAAAGTGGAGCCAATTGATCCTGCAGATGTTGAACCAGAGCCGCTACAGGAAAAATGCTATTCTGTTGGATCTATATGTAGATTCCGTTACAAAGATGGGCGTTGGTACAATGGTAAAGTGCTGCAATCGGATAATTCAGTGGCAACAATTTCATTTCTAACTCCTACATCTGAGAATATGATG ATTTGCAAGTTCTTTTTACAACAGCGATGTCGATTTGGTAGTAACTGTCGCCTATCCCATG GAATTGATGTTCCACTATCCTCCCTTAAGGAATATGTCCCAACAATCTGGAAACCATCCCTTGCAGGGTCAAGCATATGGGCAGTCTCAAATGCAAATCCAGGGATTTGGAGAGAAGCTGAGCTTGAGTCATGGGACGAAAAAGCTGGAGTTGGACAAGTTGTTTTCCGAGACGATGGAAGTTCTGTGAAGCTTGGTGCACAAGATATGGTATTATCTGAGTATGCAGATGTGAGTGACATAGATAGTGATTCCAGCTTAGAACAATCCGATTACAGCGGCTCAGAGGAAGAGGAACCACAGGGTTTAGGATTTATGGATAGTACCAACTTACAGAAAGGTGTTCAAACCGAAACTGCAATATTTGCGACGTGGGAGAACCATACCAGAGGAATGGCTTCCAAAATGATGGCTAATATGGGTTACCAAGAAGGAACGGGTTTAGGTTTAACTGGACAGGGCATGCTTAATCCCATACCGGTGAAGGTCCTACCACCAGGACAGTCCTTAGATCATGCGCTTAAGTCTCATAAAGTGAAAGAGAACACCCAGACGAAAAGAAAGAAACGTACCCGAGGTGGTCGGAGAAAACGCGAGAAGAAATTTGCTGAAGCAATTCGTGCcgcaaaagaagaagaagaatcgcCACCAGATGTCTTCTCACTAATAAACACTCAACTAGCAATGCACGGTGAAGCTTCCAATGAAGGATCAATGAAGAAGCAGCAAAGTAAAGGTTCAGCAGAAGTTAAAAAGGTGGATAGGAAGGTGTTGGTTGCTTATGAGAATGATGTGAAGGATCTGAAAATTCAGGTTCTAAAGTTTGAACAAATGGCGGAAGCAAACAAGAGAGAAAAACCTGTTTACGACGCTGCTATGAAAAAATTAGTCCAAACCCGCAAGGCTTTGGCTGAGGCTGAAGCAGTTCACGCTTCTGCCTCAGATGATGTTGTTagcaaagagaaagaaaagagatgGCTTAAGTTTTAG